The following coding sequences are from one Sardina pilchardus chromosome 16, fSarPil1.1, whole genome shotgun sequence window:
- the LOC134059458 gene encoding uncharacterized protein C17orf114-like, with product MGVKVLQCFPFYKRCKERCKGRQCPPESVSSEELKPRLSSSASWGSESDSYSPGCSQIYFSHKARLSFRHQMDSNINAVDATY from the exons ATGGGTGTGAAAGTCCTCCAGTGTTTCCCGTTTTACAAACGCTGCAAGGAGCGATGCAAGGGACGGCAGTGCCCCCCAGAGTCAG TGTCCAGTGAGGAGCTGAAGCCTCGTCTGTCCTCCTCGGCCTCCTGGGGCAGTGAGAGTGACAGCTACAGCCCTGGCTGCTCACAGATCTACTTCTCCCACAAGGCCCGCCTCTCCTTCCGACACCAGATGGACAGCAACATTAACGCGGTGGACGCTACctactga
- the mettl3 gene encoding N6-adenosine-methyltransferase subunit METTL3, with amino-acid sequence MSDTWSNIQAHKKQLDSLRERLQRRRKDPTQLADSVGTDATAARSDSPGPTAPCTSKAEDEERPPDPELEQKLLGYLSELSSLPVDSLAITDYLSTPESPVSHGNIQSLLLKFSAQELIEVHQGFTALDILNRQRSQAGTSSSSSSSTAASSSSSSSASTSSSTPSTIVSSVDYTKLCAMRGALSQKTATKRKGDDIAPPKRPPGPAPSSQTPAVVTAHVPGPSDWKAGGGGGGPEKKSRTSKGPASHLDMEIESLLSQQSTKEQQSKKVSREILELLNTSSAKEQSIVEKFRSRGRAQVQEFCDHGTKEECTRSGDTPHPCTKLHFRRIINKHTDESLGDCSFLNTCFHMDTCKYVHYEIDCPPEMDTGALGPQTAGAELGLHEGDEESDVGKLFPSQWICCDIRYLDVSILGKFAVVMADPPWDIHMELPYGTLTDDEMRKLNIPALQDDGFLFLWVTGRAMELGRECLSLWGYERVDEIIWVKTNQLQRIIRTGRTGHWLNHGKEHCLVGVKGNPQGFNRGLDCDVIVAEVRSTSHKPDEIYGMIERLSPGTRKIELFGRPHNVQPNWVTLGNQLDGIHLLDPDVVARFKKRYPDGVISKPQNM; translated from the exons ATGTCGGATACATGGAGCAACATCCAGGCGCATAAGAAGCAGCTGGACTCTCTTCGAGAGCGATTGCAAAGGAGACGGAAGGATCCAACTCAGCTCGCAG ATTCAGTGGGTACTGATGCGACGGCGGCTCGGAGCGACAGTCCGGGACCAACCGCCCCATGCACCTCAAAGGCCGAGGATGAGGAGCGGCCTCCGGACCCCGAGCTAGAGCAGAAGCTGCTGGGTTACCTCTCCGAGCTGTCCTCGCTACCGGTGGACTCTCTCGCCATTACCGATTATCTTAGCACG CCCGAGTCACCAGTATCCCATGGCAACATCCAGAGTCTCCTCCTCAAATTCTCTGCCCAGGAGCTCATCGAGGTACATCAGGGCTTCACCGCCCTCGATATCCTCAACCGACAGAGGAGCCAGGCTggcacctcctcttcctcctcctcctccaccgccgcctcctcttcctcctcttcctccgcctccacctcctcctcaaccCCCTCCACCATCGTCTCGTCTGTGGACTATACCAAGTTGTGCGCCATGCGGGGGGCGTTGTCTCAGAAGACGGCCACCAAGAGGAAAGGGGACGACATCGCCCCGCCCAAGCGCCCGCCTGGCCCCGCCCCTTCCTCGCAGACGCCGGCGGTGGTGACAGCCCATGTGCCCGGGCCGTCTGATTGGAAGGcggggggcggagggggcggGCCGGAGAAGAAGAGCAGGACCAGCAAAGGTCCGGCGTCTCACCTGGACATGGAGATCGAGAGCCTGCTCAGCCAGCAGTCCACCAAGGAGCAGCAGAGCAAGAAG gTGAGCAGGGAGATCCTGGAGTTGCTCAACACCAGCTCGGCGAAGGAGCAGTCCATCGTTGAGAAGTTCCGCTCCCGCGGGCGGGCTCAGGTGCAGGAGTTCTGCGACCACGGAACCAAAGAAGAGTGCACGCGGTCCGGAGACACACCGCATCCCTGCACCAAGCTGCACTttag GCGCATCATCAACAAACACACGGACGAGAGCCTGGGCGACTGCTCCTTCCTGAACACCTGCTTCCACATGGACACGTGCAAGTACGTGCACTACGAGATCGACTGCCCGCCAGAGATGGACACGGGGGCCCTGGGCCCGCAGACCGCCGGGGCAGAGCTGGGGCTGCACGAGGGGGACGAGGAGAGCGACGTGGGCAAGCTCTTCCCCTCACAG tggATCTGCTGTGACATCCGCTACCTGGACGTGTCCATCTTGGGCAAGTTCGCCGTGGTGATGGCCGACCCCCCATGGGACATCCACATGGAGCTACCGTACGGAACCCTGACCGACGACGAGATGAGGAAGCTCAACATTCCCGCCCTCCAGGACGACGGATTTCTCTTCCTGTGGGTCACGGGCAG AGCCATGGAGTTGGGCAGAGAGTGCCTCAGTCTATGGGG CTATGAGCGAGTCGATGAGATCATCTGGGTGAAGACCAATCAGCTGCAGAGAATCATTCGCACAGGGAGGACCGGGCACTGGCTCAACCACGGCAAAGAGCACTGTCTG gtgGGTGTCAAAGGAAACCCTCAGGGATTCAACCGGGGATTAGACTGTGATGTCATCGTGGCAGAG GTGCGCTCCACCAGTCACAAACCTGATGAGATCTACGGGATGATCGAGCGGCTTTCGCCAGGAACCAGGAAAATCGAGCTCTTCGGACGACCTCACAACGTACAGCCCAACTG GGTAACCCTTGGCAACCAGCTGGATGGTATTCATTTACTTGACCCGGATGTCGTGGCTCGATTCAAGAAGCGCTATCCCGACGGAGTCATCTCCAAGCCTCAAAACATGTAG
- the oxa1l gene encoding mitochondrial inner membrane protein OXA1L isoform X2, with amino-acid sequence MAAVRGKVAQSCLTTCFFRQTHIGGIATFPLLATRGENSIQTSHLHTNRGSRNPLVKAILGQHRNGQLLLVSSLSVRHNSTQTPADVPAAIPDAAAAAVVDPSPVIAQPITEQLAEVAPTVADVLQGAGAEVRLAELGLGSYTPVGVVQNLLEFMHMDLGLPWWGAIVVGTVIARCAVFPVIVKGQREAAKLNNVMPDMTKLTERMNEAKQSGNKFDFAKAYSDLMLFQKKNDVNPLRGFLVPLVQMPVFVSFFIALRKMSYLPVPSLTTGGALWFTDLTMSDPYYILPLAVTGTMCVIMELGAESGVDNPNLKAMKTVLRIMPFVILPLTINFPTAVFTYWMTSNLFSLGQVALLRIPAVRQKLRIPERIIHPPSAMPPQEGFIDSVKKGWKNAQLAKQLEERENRIKGHLDIAAKGPLRQTFKHNPLQQTAPASTSTSTKTAAAGSKPGKKRPWEETIG; translated from the exons ATGGCAGCGGTCAGGGGAAAGGTGGCACAGAGTTGTCTGACAACATGTTTctttagacagacacacatcgGCGGCATTGCCACCTTTCCTCTCCTAGCGACACGGGGCGAG AATTCGATACAAACCTCTCATCTACACACCAATAGAGGGAGCAGGAATCCTCTGGTCAAAGCGATCCTTGGGCAACACAGGAATGGACAACTGCTATTGGTTAGCTCGCTGTCAGtcagacacaacagcacacag ACACCAGCTGATGTTCCGGCCGCCATCCCAGACGCCGCAGCTGCGGCAGTTGTTGACCCATCCCCTGTCATCGCCCAGCCAATCACTGAGCAGCTGGCCGAGGTTGCCCCGACGGTCGCGGACGTTCTGCAGGGGGCCGGAGCTGAAGTCCGACTGGCAGAGCTAGGATTGGGCAGCTACACGCCGGTGGGAGTGGTCCAGAATCTGCTGGAGTTCATGCACATGGACCTGGGCCTGCCCTGGTGGGGAGCCATCGTTGTAG GCACGGTGATCGCCCGCTGTGCTGTGTTCCCCGTCATCGTCAAGGGCCAGAGAGAGGCCGCCAAGCTCAACAACGTCATGCCAGACATGACCAAACTCACTGAGCGCATGAACGAGGCCAAGCAGAGCGGAAACAAGTTTGACT TTGCAAAGGCGTACTCTGACCTGATGCTCTTCCAGAAGAAGAATGATGTCAATCCCCTCAGGGGATTCCTGGTGCCTCTAGTACAG ATGCCCGTGTTTGTGTCCTTCTTCATCGCACTGCGGAAGATGTCCTACCTCCCCGTTCCCAGCCTGACGACGGGCGGGGCGTTGTGGTTCACCGACCTCACCATGTCCGACCCCTACTACATCCTTCCGCTAGCCGTCACGGGCACCATGTGTGTCATCATGGAG ctAGGGGCTGAGTCTGGTGTGGACAACCCCAATCTCAAGGCCATGAAGACGGTACTGAGAATCATGCCATTCGTCATCCTGCCACTCACCATCAACTTCCCCACG GCGGTGTTCACGTACTGGATGACGTCCAACCTGTTCTCGCTGGGCCAGGTGGCACTGCTGAGGATCCCGGCGGTGCGGCAGAAGCTCCGCATCCCCGAGAGGATCATCCACCCGCCCTCTGCCATGCCCCCTCAGGAGGGCTTCATCGACAGCGTcaagaaag GCTGGAAGAACGCTCAGCTTGCtaagcagctggaggagagggagaacaggaTAAAGGGACACCTGGACATTGCCGCTAAAG GACCACTGAGACAGACGTTCAAGCACAATCCTTTGCAGCAGACGGCGCCTGCCTCAACCTCCACCTCGACGAAGACGGCCGCCGCCGGTAGCAAGCCTGGGAAGAAGCGTCCCTGGGAGGAAACCATAGGctga
- the oxa1l gene encoding mitochondrial inner membrane protein OXA1L isoform X1 — protein MAAVRGKVAQSCLTTCFFRQTHIGGIATFPLLATRGENSIQTSHLHTNRGSRNPLVKAILGQHRNGQLLLVSSLSVRHNSTQTPVEPVQTVSIPNTPADVPAAIPDAAAAAVVDPSPVIAQPITEQLAEVAPTVADVLQGAGAEVRLAELGLGSYTPVGVVQNLLEFMHMDLGLPWWGAIVVGTVIARCAVFPVIVKGQREAAKLNNVMPDMTKLTERMNEAKQSGNKFDFAKAYSDLMLFQKKNDVNPLRGFLVPLVQMPVFVSFFIALRKMSYLPVPSLTTGGALWFTDLTMSDPYYILPLAVTGTMCVIMELGAESGVDNPNLKAMKTVLRIMPFVILPLTINFPTAVFTYWMTSNLFSLGQVALLRIPAVRQKLRIPERIIHPPSAMPPQEGFIDSVKKGWKNAQLAKQLEERENRIKGHLDIAAKGPLRQTFKHNPLQQTAPASTSTSTKTAAAGSKPGKKRPWEETIG, from the exons ATGGCAGCGGTCAGGGGAAAGGTGGCACAGAGTTGTCTGACAACATGTTTctttagacagacacacatcgGCGGCATTGCCACCTTTCCTCTCCTAGCGACACGGGGCGAG AATTCGATACAAACCTCTCATCTACACACCAATAGAGGGAGCAGGAATCCTCTGGTCAAAGCGATCCTTGGGCAACACAGGAATGGACAACTGCTATTGGTTAGCTCGCTGTCAGtcagacacaacagcacacag ACTCCTGTTGAACCAGTGCAAACAGTATCTATCCCGAAT ACACCAGCTGATGTTCCGGCCGCCATCCCAGACGCCGCAGCTGCGGCAGTTGTTGACCCATCCCCTGTCATCGCCCAGCCAATCACTGAGCAGCTGGCCGAGGTTGCCCCGACGGTCGCGGACGTTCTGCAGGGGGCCGGAGCTGAAGTCCGACTGGCAGAGCTAGGATTGGGCAGCTACACGCCGGTGGGAGTGGTCCAGAATCTGCTGGAGTTCATGCACATGGACCTGGGCCTGCCCTGGTGGGGAGCCATCGTTGTAG GCACGGTGATCGCCCGCTGTGCTGTGTTCCCCGTCATCGTCAAGGGCCAGAGAGAGGCCGCCAAGCTCAACAACGTCATGCCAGACATGACCAAACTCACTGAGCGCATGAACGAGGCCAAGCAGAGCGGAAACAAGTTTGACT TTGCAAAGGCGTACTCTGACCTGATGCTCTTCCAGAAGAAGAATGATGTCAATCCCCTCAGGGGATTCCTGGTGCCTCTAGTACAG ATGCCCGTGTTTGTGTCCTTCTTCATCGCACTGCGGAAGATGTCCTACCTCCCCGTTCCCAGCCTGACGACGGGCGGGGCGTTGTGGTTCACCGACCTCACCATGTCCGACCCCTACTACATCCTTCCGCTAGCCGTCACGGGCACCATGTGTGTCATCATGGAG ctAGGGGCTGAGTCTGGTGTGGACAACCCCAATCTCAAGGCCATGAAGACGGTACTGAGAATCATGCCATTCGTCATCCTGCCACTCACCATCAACTTCCCCACG GCGGTGTTCACGTACTGGATGACGTCCAACCTGTTCTCGCTGGGCCAGGTGGCACTGCTGAGGATCCCGGCGGTGCGGCAGAAGCTCCGCATCCCCGAGAGGATCATCCACCCGCCCTCTGCCATGCCCCCTCAGGAGGGCTTCATCGACAGCGTcaagaaag GCTGGAAGAACGCTCAGCTTGCtaagcagctggaggagagggagaacaggaTAAAGGGACACCTGGACATTGCCGCTAAAG GACCACTGAGACAGACGTTCAAGCACAATCCTTTGCAGCAGACGGCGCCTGCCTCAACCTCCACCTCGACGAAGACGGCCGCCGCCGGTAGCAAGCCTGGGAAGAAGCGTCCCTGGGAGGAAACCATAGGctga